A part of Papio anubis isolate 15944 unplaced genomic scaffold, Panubis1.0 scaffold568, whole genome shotgun sequence genomic DNA contains:
- the LOC116268485 gene encoding HLA class II histocompatibility antigen, DP beta 1 chain-like, whose amino-acid sequence MAAFSFTTSSCQIAESPDASLRSFFSPSLVQPRVNVSPSKKGPLQHHNLLVCHVIDFYPGSIQVRWFLNGQEETAGVVSTNLIRNGDWTFQILMMLEMTPQQGDVYTCQVEHPSLDSPVTVEWKAQSDSARSKTLTGAGGFVLGLIICGVGIFMHRRSKKVQRGPV is encoded by the exons ATGGCAGCATTTTCTTTCACAACAAGCAGCTGCCAGATTGCAGAGAGCCCTGATGCCAGCCTAAGGAGT tttttttccCCATCCCTAGTCCAGCCTAGGGTGAATGTTTCCCCCTCCAAGAAGGGTCCCTTACAGCACCACAACCTGCTTGTCTGCCACGTGATAGATTTCTACCCAGGCAGCATCCAAGTCCGATGGTTCCTGAATGGACAGGAGGAAACAGCTGGGGTCGTGTCCACCAACCTGATCCGTAATGGAGACTGGACCTTCCAGATCCTGATGATGCTGGAAATGACCCCCCAGCAGGGAGACGTCTACACCTGCCAAGTggagcaccccagcctggacagtCCTGTCACCGTGGAGTGGA AGGCACAGTCTGATTCTGCCCGGAGTAAGACGCTGACGGGAGCTGGGGGCTTCGTGCTGGGGCTCATCATCTGTGGAGTGGGCATCTTCATGCACAGGAGGAGCAAGAAAG TTCAACGAGGACCTGTATAA